cCAGGCCAGGGTCTCCATTGtgttattttacgcttcataatgcgccacacattttcaatgggagacagttctggactacaggcaggccagtctagtacccgcactcttttactatgaagccacgctgttggaacacatggcttgacattgtcttgctgatataagcaggggcgtccatgataacgttgcttggatggcaacgtatgtcgctccaaaacctgtatgtacttttcagcattaatggtgccttcacagatgtgtaagttacccatgcattgggcaccaatacaccctcttaccatcacagaagctggcttctGAACGTTGCGCCAATTACAGTCCGGATGgttgtttttctctttgttccggaaaacacgacgtccagtttccaaaaacaatttaaattgtgtactcgtcagaccactaaacccttttccactttgcatcagtccatcttagatgagcttgggcccaccaaagccggcggcgtttctgggtgttgttgataaatggctttggctttgcatggtagagttttaacttgcacttacagatgtgctgatgaactgtagttactgacaatggttttctgaagtgttcctgagcccatttggtgatatcttttacacactgatgtcggtttttgatgcagtaccgcctaagggatcctAGGTTACcggcattcaatgttacaggcagtgatttctccagattctctgaaaccttTTGGTGaaattacagaccgtagatggtgaaatccctaaattccttgcaatagctaaaggagaaatgttgttcttaaactgtttgacaatttactcaagcatttgttcacaaagtggtgacccttgccccatccttgtttgtgaatgactgaacatttcatggaatctgcttttacacccaaaattggcacccacctgttcccaattagcctgttcacatgtgggatgttccaaatatgtttgatgagcattccttaactttctcagtcttctttgtcataccaaagacaataaaaatggtacccattaccaccctgcttggcgctcagcatcaagggttggaattgggggttaaatgaccaaaaatgattcccgggcgcggccaatgctgttgctcactgctcccctcacctcccagggggtgaacaaggggatgggtcgaatgcagaggaaaaatttcaccacacttcgtgtgtgtgtgacaatcattggtactttaactttaacttttgccagcttttttgaaacgtgtcgcaggcatcaaatgccaaatgagctaatatttgcaaaaaaatagttttccagtttgaacgttaaatatcttgtctttgcagtgtattcaattgaatacatgttgaaagggatttgcaaatcattgtattctgtttttattttggatttacacaaggtgccaacttcactggttttgtacaagGATCACATGTACTGTACACGGCCAATCACCCACACAGGCTTGCTTAGTCATCTGTCATTGTCTGCCAAACAAAAGAGAAACGCCTCCTAAGTCGTCTCTGACCAAACACCAATGCTTAGCAGAAAAATGTGCTCTCATCAGGCTGAATGGCGAGAGGAGGTGAAACAGCACTTTGAGAAGATCAAATCTGAGGGCACTTGTCTGCACCGACTCGATGAAGAGCTGATCAACCGACGCAGAGAAGAGCTCAGGTTTGTGTTTTTTGAATACACATACACGATTTTTAATTGCTTGGTGGTGCTTTTATCGCTTCTGCACACAAAAGAGGCCACTTTTCACTCTTGCCATTTCTGGATATCACTCCTTTCTTAGTCCCCGTGAGTGGACTGGAGTGCATGCCAATGGCTGAGGATTTGGATCGGTGTACACCTACACTGTaaacagtgaggatgttctcctgaaatgtgtttatcattcttgtttgatgtgggttcacagtgtggcgcatatttgtaacagtgttaaacaaACACTCCTTTCTTAGTCCCCGTGAGTGGACTGGAGTGCATGCCAATGGCTGAGGATTTGGATCGGTGTACACCTACACTGTaaacagtgaggatgttctcctgaaatgtgtttatcattcttgtttgatgtgggttcacagtgtggcgcatatttgttaaacTTGTTTGTAACgtccaccgtcagtgtgacctgtatggctgttgaccaagtatgtcttgcagtcactatcatatgtcTGTTAAAGCCATGCACATCACGCGGTCTAGTTCGCACGTTGATAGTTCGGTGAATGAACGATCGCAGAGGGCGACAAAGCGCTGTCACGGTACACCCGTGATACATGGGGTTAATCCTACGAAACGGTCACTAAAGGTCTCGCGGTAAAATCAGTATGATAGGTAAGTATGTTGTAAgggcgggatagccattcatagaaggagAACCCACTCTGCACCAACTTCCTGCATTCAGTGGCCCCCCCGGTAAAGTGAATGTgtgacccctgatcctaacaattcagaaaaaatctgtaaaataatggtatttttctgtggaactgccagcattgtcacttcattaaaaggtggttgatcgtaataatttgggaAAATTCTGTAGAATAAAAGGTATTTTTCAGCAGAACTGTCTGCATCGTCACTTTATCACGTCTCGTCTCGataactgtaacgtattattttcgggtctccccatgtctagcattacaagattacagttggtacaaaatgcggctgctagacttttgacaagaacaagaaagtttgatcatattacgtctatactggctcacctgcactagcttcctgtgcacttaagatgtgactttaggttttactacttacgtataaaatactacacggtctagctccagccaatcttgccgattgtattgtaccgtatgtcccggcaagaaatctgcgttcaaagggctccggcttattagtgattcctaaagcccaaaaaaagtctgcgggctatagagcgttttccgttctggctccagtactctggaatgccctcccggtaacagtttgagatgctacctcagtagaagcatttaagtctcaccttaaaactcatttgtatactctagcctttaaatagacctcctttttagaccagttgatctgccgcttcttttctttttctcctctgtcccaccccccttgtggagggggtccggtccgatgaccatggatgaagtactggctgtccagagtcgggacccaggatggaccgctcgcctgtgtatcggttggggacatctctacgctgctgatccgactccgcttgggatggtttcctgtggacgggactcttgctgctgtcttggatcagctttgaactgaactctcgcggctgtgctggagccactatggattgaactttcacagtatcatgttagacccgctcgacatccattgctttcagtcccctagagggacatatgaggtcctctccaaggttctcatagtcctcattgtcactggcgtcccactgggtgtgagttctccttgcccactgggtgtgagttttccttgcccttatgtgggtccttccgaggatgtcgtggtcgtagtggtttgtacagtcctttgagacattattgatttagggctatataaataaacattgattgattgatttattaaaagGTGGTtactcttaataatttagtaaaaatctgtaaaatttctCCGCAAAAcctttcatgaaaatttctgtaaatatgtttttgatcattatttggtttacaatgttttactttaattttatggttttcgtttggcaggcGTAGCTGCctgtagatgaccgttttttttacagaatttttttttttacagtgtatgtgtGATGACATCAGCTGCCTCTATTTTCCTCAGACATGCTTTAGACATTCGTGAGCACTATGAGAGGAAACTGGAGCGGGCCAACAACCTTTACATGGAACTCAGCGCTGTCATGCTGCAGCTGGAGCTCAAAGAAAAAGAGCTGCAGAAGTACGACTAAAATTCATGAACACATTCAGTCTTTTGCTCATGACCCCCGTCTTTGCAATGAATCACTTGTGTTTATCTTCAGGAGGGAGCAGTCCTTGGATAAGAAGTATCCAGGTTTCTTTAAGCACCACAGCTCCAGACAGAGCAGCTCTTCAAACAGCATGGACAAGCTCATCAAGAAGAGAAACGTCCCACAGAAGCTTCCCTCAGGAAAGAGGTGGGAGAGTCTCATTTCACTTGTTACAATTACAGGATGCATTTACCCTTTCCCTGTCCCCTTCTTTCAGGCCAGACATCCTCAAGTCTGAGGTAATCATTCCCAAAATGGATTCTTCCGTAATGCAAGTCACTATCCCCACCTGCGCCAGTAGAAGCTCCACTTCTCCCAGTCGGTCTCGAAGGGTAAAGACCCGTCACCGCAAGCCTGGAAAAGGCAGCAGTGGGGATCTAGCAGGACTTAAAGCCAATCAGTCATCTCCCAATAGAGAGACGGTGGCCGAGGTGAACAACTCAGCCACTGACTCCTCCATGCAGCTCCTGGAGCCCTCTGCGGCTCTGAGGGGCTTCAGCCACGAGCAACAGCAAAGGCAGCTATCCTCCTCCAGCCCTGACCTCATCTGCACCGCGCTACAGTCAGgcggccaggggaaaaaagatcCACCTCTGGGCGGGCTGGAAAGGGGGGGCAGCCTCAGTGCCTCTGCGGGATTAGGTGCATCAGAGGCCGCAGTCACTGGTTTGGATGATCTCACAGAAACTCCCCCACGCAGCGACACTCCTAGCGAGGATGCTGCATCATTCCCGTTCTCAAGCAGCCCGGACTCGCCTTGTGGGAGGGGGGCGGCAGCAGGGCGTGGTTCTCTGGGATCACCACGCTTGCCCCATGAGGAAGATAAAGAGGATGGATCTGGCACTGTTAGGTTGCCCCGAGGGGCTTCAGGGGGAATCGGGAGTCAGCACCTCACACCTTCAGCCATTCTATACAGGGCAGCTATTACACGTAAACAGGTAAGAATGAGATCTGTTCCTAGGTGGACATGCTTTTATCCGATTCACACTCTTCTTGATGGTCACTACAGAGGCGTGGGGTGTCATCAGAAGAGGAGGAGGGTGAAGTTGACAGTGAGGTTGAGTTACCACGAAGACGGTGAGTAACTTGCTGTGAAAGGAGAGTTGAGCCATTTTCTGGTCACACAAAGCGAATGCATTATAGTTAGTTCtgtcaaataaaacatttttacatcagATTAATCACTagcccaatattttgacacaaaggGAATGTATTATTAGAATGTCATACAGAAacaatttttaaatgtttcacttGAACTTGCTAACAGTttgaacttaaaggggaacattatcaccaaacctatgcaagcgtcaatatataccttgatgttgcagaaaaaagaccatgtatttttttaaccgatttccgaactctaaatgggtgaatttttgcaaattaaacgcctttctgtttatcggtcttttagcgatgacgtcagaacgtgacgtcaccgaggtaatacacccggcATATTCATTTtcgcattacaaacaccgggtctcagcatgtgttattttccgttttttcgactattttttggaaccttggagacatcatgcctcgtcggtgtgttgtcggagggtgtaacaacactaacagggagggattcaagttgcaccactggcaagaaatctgccgccagacccccattgaatgtaccaaagtttcttcacatttgaccggcgatgctaagacagacatggcacagagatgtatggataacctgcagatgcatttgcaacgattaagtcaacgaaatcacaaaggtgagttttgttgatgttgttgacttatgtgctaatcagacatatttggtcacggcatgactgccagctaatcgatgctaaaatgctatgctaatcgatgctaacatgctatttacgctagctgtatgtacatttgaaactagattcccacatataatgcgaaacaaacacttaccaatcaacatatttaagttgctccagtgtcacaagatgcgaaagtcctgatcgtttggtctgcacattttaccggcgatgctaataaggcagccatgctatgagccacttcattaggtacacccacgctatggccgaatagcgtcaatagctattcgctcaatagcttcaatttcttgttagatttcattttcgctatctgcctccatactccaaccttccgtttcaatacatgcgtaatctgttgaatcgcttaagccgctgaaatccgagtctgaatccgagctaatgtcgctatatcttgctgtggtaaccgccatgttgtttgtattggcagccctgtatgacgtcacagggaaatggatagtggtttcgaagatagcgaaaataaggcactttaaagcattatttagggatattgcgggaccggtaaaatttttttgaaaaacttcaaaaaatacaacaagcctctgggaactgattttaattgtttttaacccttttgaaattgtgataatgttcccctttaaaggcctactgaatgagattttcttatttaaacagggatagcaggtccattctgtgtgtcatacttgatcatttcgcgatattgccatattattgctgaaaggatttagtacagaacatcgacgatgaagtttgcaacttttggtcgctcataaaaaagccttgtctgtaccgggagtagcagacgatgtgcgcgtgacgtcacaggttgtggagctcctcgcatcctcacattgtttacaatcatagccaccagcagcgagagcgattcggaccgagaaaacgacaatttccccatcagtttgagcgaggatgaaagatttgtacataaggatagtgagagtgaaggactaggggggaAATAAAAAAATGCGGGTCattgggaacgattcagatgttattagacatatttactaggataattctggaaaatcccttatgattatcgtgttactagtgttttagtgagattatatggtacctgaaagtcggaggggtgtggccacgggtgggtCGAtcaccagtgtctccggtgggaggaggtaatagtccgcagctgcaggaggacgcaagctccgctcaagtCTACGGTAAGGGGtgatttattagcacaattttctcatcgaaacctgctggttgacatgtggtcgggaaccatgtttgcttgaccactccgttgcatagtaaagcttcaccttcaggaatgtaaccaaggaaacaccggctgtgtttgtgttgctaaaggcagctgcaatacacagcttaccaactacatctttcttctttgacgtctccattattaattgaacaaattgcaaaagattcagcaacacagatgtccagaatactttgtaattatgcgattaaagcagactacttatagcttggatcgggctggaagaacatgtctgctaccaccggtgacgtcacgcaaacgcgtcatcattccgcgacgttttcaacaggatacttcgcgagaaattttaaaattgcaatttagtaaactaaaccgtccgtattggcatgcaTTACAatgtttaatatttcatcattgatatataaactatcagactgtgtggtcggtagtagtgtgtTTCAGTTGGCTTTTAAGTCCTAACTGGGTGTATTTTAGATTGAAATTCGCGGTTAAGGTAAATGCGGATGTCAGGCTGAATTAAATTGCGAGATTAATCTGCACATATTCATcaatgatgcaatatttctttgtgatTATTCACGAGTTCAGtggttaattttgacagccctaattataaTGTACTGTATTCGTCTGTGACTTTTGTGTTCCTCAGACGCCCGACCAGCATCACAAAGTGTCAGTCGGTGTCCACCTTCAGCTCAGAGAACTTGTCGGTTTCGGATGGCGAGGAGGGCCACACTACAGACCACTCCCACAGCGGCACCCCTGATGTGGTCAGCACCAACACGGACGACAGGTTGGACTACCGCAGCGACGACCTCCTCTCTCAGGGCTCAGAGATCCCGGCAGACAACACAGACCCGGCTCAGGTGTCCGATTGCCTATCAGAGAGAGAAGGAACGTCGGGTCACGCCAAAGCTCAGCTGCAAGTCGAGCAGAATCCAAATGAGGTAGGAGTAGCTGGAAAAATCAGCTTCTCTTTTCCCTGAGATCCTTGGATCAATCTTCTCGTCTCTCCACAGGGTCGTGTCCTGTGTGATGATTCGGACTGTGACAGCGCTGAGCTAGACCAGCCGGGCAGTGGAGAGTCAAGCCGACCGCCAAGCGCCGACGCGTGTGTACCGCCCCTTCAAGCTTATCAGGGGTCACCACATCCGCCTCACACAGGACCTCCATAATCAACTGATACAAATACCTCTAGCCACCATGACATCAGGGCATCAGTCGCCAGTGCAGCATGTCACGAGGGATCACACCTGCAGTACAACACTTCTCAGCCCAAGTTATGAAGGCTCCCAAGTGCAGTGGTGACCATTACTCCAATCAAGTGACATTGTCACAATCAGAGTCATTTCCTTTTTCTTTAACAGCTTGTGAAATAAtcagaaaaatgtcattttgcatTCGGTACTGTTTGTAGGCAAAATATAGGTGCAAAGATATCCTTAGCCACGACACCTAATCCTCTAATCACACTAGCCATTACTCTGGGAGCATTCACatatactaataaataataatgtaaataaccaTGACCATACCACATGAgaaatataatattttatttgtaagaTAAGAATAAATGGTATGCAGCcctgtgaacaaatgcatgattATATGTTTTTAAATTTAAGATGTGAATGTGTCTGTTTTATATTTTGTGAAAGTTTATACTTTTTTTAATCCTAAAATATTTATTCAGTTATTTAATAATTGTGAGCACTTAAAAAGGGGGGAGGGAGGTGTTAATTTCACAAAGATAAGTCATAGTATGTAATTTGGGTTTCTCAGTTTTTAAAAACATTCCTCCTGCTGACTGACACCTGCTTGAGATTTTTACTTGGGTCATGAGGATTTGTGATGCAATGGAGACCTTTGTCATCGTTAAGTACAAAATCCTTAAAGTGTTGTCCTTGGTGAGTGTAAAGTAGTGCCTGCACTCACAACAGCAAGCTCCTAACATGCACTGCACTGAACCAGGACAACTCTCAGCAGCAACACTGGTGCAGGTGCTAATAAATGTGAATGTGCTTTTGTAACAAACTTAAAAAGGACTCACCAAGTATGTTGTTCACCTTCATAAAATCCTCCAACCTTCCCCCTTGACCCTTTAAGATTTCTGCAGGAGTAGCCTGGTCCAAAATGTAGAGCACTTCTTTGTAGTTACTAGTTGAAAGGTTAAGTATCCTTTGAAtagaaatgttttgtttttatacaaCATTGCACATTGTAGCTGTAACATAGTAAATATATCAAAAGAAAATTATGAGCTACAATAAATAATGTATTGCTTAAAAAAGTGTGTTCTTTGTTTAAATTGGAGAATAAAGTGACCAGAATTATGATCTCAAATGAAATGAGCTTGAAAGATAGCAACTGCTTTAAGAATAACAAGGAAAACAAAAAGGTGTGTTTAGgcctttcacaattttatttttatgtctttaaaCAATTTAAATGCACCCAAATCTTGTATAGTTTAAAAACGTGCACAAAAAGTGAGTTTCTTCTTccggcaaaaaatacaaaattaaatctGTCC
The DNA window shown above is from Nerophis ophidion isolate RoL-2023_Sa linkage group LG06, RoL_Noph_v1.0, whole genome shotgun sequence and carries:
- the map3k12 gene encoding mitogen-activated protein kinase kinase kinase 12, translating into MSGTCIHEPRAPSPSLSGFSTPVSEPPYRRLDADTPACTPETDLTPTQCVLRNVLSIDTGGLGALGGSSPTPSDGPSGHFDNSVLKLHEHDTCQCGAGAEAGHSPEAGALRNHSENIRLQSGSGGFLEGLFGCLKPVWTMIGKAYSTEHKHSHEESWEVPFEEISDLQWVGSGAQGAVFLGKFHGDDVAVKKVRDIKETEIKHLRKLKHPNIITFKGVCTQAPCYCILMEYCAQGQLYEVLRAGRKITPSLMVDWSMGIAGGMNYLHLHKIIHRDLKSPNMLITHDDLVKISDFGTSKELSDKSTKMSFAGTVAWMAPEVIRNEPVSEKVDIWSFGVVLWEMLTGEIPYKDVDSSAIIWGVGNNSLQLPIPESCPDGFKILLRQCWNCKPRNRPSFRQILLHLDIASADVLSTPQETYFKSQAEWREEVKQHFEKIKSEGTCLHRLDEELINRRREELRHALDIREHYERKLERANNLYMELSAVMLQLELKEKELQKREQSLDKKYPGFFKHHSSRQSSSSNSMDKLIKKRNVPQKLPSGKRPDILKSEVIIPKMDSSVMQVTIPTCASRSSTSPSRSRRVKTRHRKPGKGSSGDLAGLKANQSSPNRETVAEVNNSATDSSMQLLEPSAALRGFSHEQQQRQLSSSSPDLICTALQSGGQGKKDPPLGGLERGGSLSASAGLGASEAAVTGLDDLTETPPRSDTPSEDAASFPFSSSPDSPCGRGAAAGRGSLGSPRLPHEEDKEDGSGTVRLPRGASGGIGSQHLTPSAILYRAAITRKQRRGVSSEEEEGEVDSEVELPRRRRPTSITKCQSVSTFSSENLSVSDGEEGHTTDHSHSGTPDVVSTNTDDRLDYRSDDLLSQGSEIPADNTDPAQVSDCLSEREGTSGHAKAQLQVEQNPNEGRVLCDDSDCDSAELDQPGSGESSRPPSADACVPPLQAYQGSPHPPHTGPP